The Indicator indicator isolate 239-I01 chromosome 18, UM_Iind_1.1, whole genome shotgun sequence genome includes a region encoding these proteins:
- the LOC128972837 gene encoding uncharacterized protein LOC128972837 → MRVSKRVQLPEPLPPPPFPTHSAGKTQETSNSSTTSASDNPQRKNKRQKVGVKKRARAQRRRGGGGVLPANSYWGPGTPTRAGGSLLTPACTAPRNSGVEKRRRSSPGPGLPPRYPGPRPESGAGAAPPGCARLHGEEPLRTAPLPPKLLREPRSPGAFPPENNAHQPKSQPASPLLRTGLAQRGLRAGRGPRPGGGSGAALPSPLLSAALRSAASPRRELAGPSPPPRDKLSNCERPSGPPRAPAAPRNFTGKLQDRLSAGRPPCPGRFVSFSPHRSRPAEEIGSSGRLPRPAFPSPARPLFPAPPAAPPPRPSRHRPPAAQRSAGQRLGLPRVLPAELPAMGKYCTEIYGALQR, encoded by the exons ATGCGAGTCAGCAAAAGGGTGCAACTGCCTGAGCCTCTCCcacctccccccttccccactCACAGCGCAGGAAAAACGCAGGAAACCAGCAACTCCAGCACCACGAGTGCCTCCGACAACCCCCAACgcaaaaacaaaaggcaaa aggtgggtgtcaaaaaACGTGCCAGAGCCCAGCGAAGGCGAGGAGGCGGCGGGGTACTCCCAGCGAACAGCTACTGGGGGCCAGGAACGCCAACTCGGGCGGGAGGCAGCCTGCTCACCCCGGCTTGCACCGCCCCCAGGAACTCGGGGGtcgagaagagaaggaggagctCACCGGGGCCAGGACTACCTCCGCGTTACCCGGGCCCTCGGCCGGAGAGCGGCGCCGGGGCGGCCCCGCCGGGCTGTGCCCGGCTGCACGGGGAGGAGCCTCTCCGCACAGCCCCCCTGCCACCGAAACTTCTGCGGGAGCCGAGGTCGCCTGGCGCCTTTCCTCCAGAAAACAACGCACATCAGCCCAAATCACAGCCGGCTTCCCCCTTACTCCGCACCGGCCTGGCCCAGCGCGGCCTCCGAGCCGGCCGAGGCCCACGCCCCGGAGGCGGCAGCGGCGCGGCCCTGCCCAGCCCGCTCCTCTCCGCGGCGCTCCGCTCCGCCGCCTCCCCTCGCAGAGAGCTGGCAGGGCCCAGCCCGCCTCCCCGCGACAAACTTTCCAACTGCGAGAGACCGAGCGGACCGCCCCGcgccccagcagcaccccgcAACTTTACCGGGAAGCTGCAGGATCGCCTCTCCGCCGGCCGCCCGCCTTGCCCCGGCCGCTTTGtctccttctccccacaccGCTCCCGTCCCGCGGAGGAAATCGGCTCTTCCGGGCGCCTCCCCcgccctgccttccccagcccGGCCCGGCCGCTCTTCCCGGCACCGCCCGCCGCGCCGCCCCCGCGCCCTTCCCGGCACCGCCCGCCGgcag